One genomic segment of candidate division TA06 bacterium includes these proteins:
- a CDS encoding BstYI: MKVVYEYSHLGGAEILKVRFRSCEREIYQIISQVKAKRTKVSKEKTMKGKRLFSPKDMNTQFRKAFRNRGYEELKDVYVITIPHSEVQVPGAFKQIDFVKAKVLVEVQFGKYAFMFYDMAKFQYFFNENKADVGIEIVPCHTLHKQMSTGVSYGEQLIYDIERLKRHFPAVPIKVILIDVD; this comes from the coding sequence GTACTCGCATCTGGGTGGTGCAGAGATACTCAAGGTTCGTTTCCGGAGTTGTGAACGTGAGATTTATCAGATCATCTCGCAAGTGAAGGCCAAGAGAACAAAGGTTAGTAAAGAAAAGACAATGAAGGGGAAGAGGCTCTTTTCTCCGAAAGACATGAATACCCAGTTCCGCAAAGCATTCAGAAATCGAGGTTACGAAGAACTGAAAGACGTCTATGTGATTACGATACCGCACAGTGAAGTGCAAGTTCCTGGGGCCTTCAAACAGATTGACTTTGTGAAGGCCAAAGTTCTTGTTGAAGTTCAGTTCGGTAAGTATGCATTCATGTTTTACGACATGGCGAAGTTTCAGTATTTCTTCAATGAGAACAAGGCCGATGTAGGAATTGAGATAGTACCGTGTCATACGCTGCACAAGCAGATGTCCACGGGTGTGTCGTATGGCGAGCAGCTGATCTATGATATTGAACGGCTGAAACGTCACTTTCCCGCCGTACCTATCAAGGTAATCCTCATTGATGTAGACTGA